The Thermothielavioides terrestris NRRL 8126 chromosome 2, complete sequence genome includes a region encoding these proteins:
- a CDS encoding glycoside hydrolase family 2 protein (CAZy_ID 269688), whose translation MLILLQLPLLLCAWLLAGAEAAAPYKLLAPPLDTPWTSKVGTNPWPQYPRPQLRRDAWQSLNGIWTYQPAQGAGDVANPPALPLSQEVLIPSCIESGISGIMKMGVTHMWFGTTFTIPPNWPKGQRVLLNFEAVDYEATVFVNGTQVGFHRGGYSRFSLDITSHVVRNGPNQVHVFVFDPTDDQSIPQGKQTKRLSHIFYTPCTGIWQTVWLETVPDNYITGVDIAADMHGTVNVTVHSRTQKSTPVKVSVEGEQGGIIASQLHASDEPFTFSVSSPKLWSPDSPTLYNVTITMGTDVVKSYTGFRTISSGVVHGIKRPLLNGEFVFLFGPLDQGFWPDGIYTPPTIEAMVYDLKVIKGLGMNMLRKHIKVETDLFYEACDRLGLMVIQDMPSMRVYTNARPSDAEQAEFQRQLEVMVNDHKSHPSIVTWIIYNEGWGQRTDYFPEFAITDRIRQLDPTRLVDAVTGWYDHGAGDFSDNHHYADPQCGTPFYSLNSSPFDPNRIGFQGEFGGIGLRPADANLWPVPEAVATINQTYELHEGADSFHYRAHVLLGLLRDQVERWACSGAVYTQTTDVEGEVNGLMTYDRRVVRVDQDRWRQDIAALYRAAKARA comes from the exons ATGCTTATCCTCTTGCAATTGCCCCTCCTGCTATGCGCCTGGCTCCTGgcgggcgccgaggccgccgcgccgtacAAGCTCCTGGCGCCTCCGCTGGACACGCCCTGGACCAGCAAGGTCGGCACCAATCCCTGGCCGCAGTATCCCCGCCCGCAGCTCCGTCGTGATGCCTGGCAGTCGCTCAACGGAATCTGGACCTACCAGCCCGCTcagggcgccggcgatgtCGCCAACCccccggcgctgccgctctcCCAGGAGGTGCTCATCCCCTCGTGCATCGAGAGCGGCATCTCGGGCATCATGAAGATGGGAGTGACCCACATGTGGTTCGGCACGACCTTCACGATTCCGCCTAACTGGCCAAAGGGCCAGCGGGTCCTGCTCAACTTCGAGGCCGTCGACTACGAGGCCACCGTCTTCGTCAACGGTACTCAGGTCGGCTTCCACCGCGGCGGCTACTCGCGCTTCTCGCTCGACATCACGAGCCACGTCGTTCGGAATGGCCCCAATCAGGT GCACGTCTTCGTCTTTGACCCTACCGATGACCAGAGCATCCCGCAGGGCAAGCAGACCAAGCGGCTGTCCCACATTTTCTACACGCCCTGCACCGGGATCTGGCAGACTGTCTGGCTCGAGACGGTCCCCGACAACTACATCACGGGCGTGGATATCGCAGCCGACATGCACGGAACGG TCAACGTGACTGTTCACAGCCGCACCCAGAAGTCGACGCCAGTCAAGGTTTCCGTGGAaggcgagcagggcggcaTTATCGCCTCCCAGTTGCATGCGTCCGACGAGCCCTTCACCTTCTCCGTTTCCTCGCCCAAGCTCTGGTCGCCCGATTCGCCCACCCTGTACAACGTCACGATCACCATGGGGACCGACGTGGTGAAGAGCTACACCGGCTTCCGCACCATCTCGTCCGGCGTGGTCCACGGGATCAAGCGCCCGCTGCTCAATGGCGAGTTCGTGTTTCTGTTTGGCCCGCTAGACCAGGGATTCTGGCCCGACGGCATTTacacgccgccgacgatcgAGGCGATGGTCTACGATCTGAAGGTCATCAAGGGCCTGGGCATGAACATGCTGCGCAAGCAC ATCAAAGTCGAGACCGACCTCTTCTACGAGGCGTGCGACCGGCTGGGCCTCATGGTAATCCAGGACATGCCGTCGATGCGCGTGTACACCAACGCGCGGCCGTccgacgccgagcaggccgagttccagcgccagctcgagGTCATGGTCAACGACCACAAGAGCCACCCCAGCATCGTCACCTGGATCATCTACAACGAAGGCTGGGGCCAGCGGACCGACTACTTCCCGGAGTTTGCCATCACCGACCGCATCCGCCAGCTTGACCCGACCCGACTGGTGGACGCCGTTACAGGCTGGTATGACCACGGCGCCGGAGACTTCTCT GACAACCACCACTACGCCGACCCGCAGTGCGGCACGCCCTTTTACTCGCTCAACTCCTCGCCGTTCGATCCCAACCGCATCGGCTTCCAGGGCGAgttcggcggcatcggcctGCGCCCGGCAGACGCCAA CCTCTGGCCGGTCCCGGAAGCCGTCGCGACGATCAACCAGACGTACGAGCTGCACGAGGGCGCGGACTCGTTCCACTACCGCGCGCACgtgctgctgggcctgctgcgcgaccAGGTCGAGCGCTGGGCCTGCAGCGGCGCCGTGTACACGCAGACGACcgacgtcgagggcgaggtcaACGGGCTGATGACGTACGACCGCCGCGTCGTGCGCGTCGACCAGGACCGCTGGCGCCAGGACATCGCCGCGCTGTACCGGGCGGCTAAGGCGAGGGCGTGA
- a CDS encoding glycoside hydrolase family 61 protein gives MKGLFSAAALSLAVGQASAHYIFQQLSINGNQFPVYQYIRKNTNYNSPVTDLTSDDLRCNVGAQGAGTDTVTVKAGDQFTFTLDTPVYHQGPISIYMSKAPGAASDYDGSGGWFKIKDWGPTFNADGTATWDMAGSYTYNIPTCIPDGDYLLRIQSLAIHNPWPAGIPQFYISCAQITVTGGGNGNPGPTALIPGAFKDTDPGYTVNIYTNFHNYTVPGPEVFSCNGGGSNPPPPVSSSTPATTTLVTSTRTTSSTSSASTPASTGGCTVAKWGQCGGNGYTGCTTCAAGSTCSKQNDYYSQCL, from the exons ATGAAGGGACTTTTCagtgccgccgccctctccctGGCCGTCGGCCAGGCTTCGGCCCATTACATCTTCCAGCAACTCTCCATCAACGGGAACCAGTTTCCGGTGTACCAATA TATTCGCAAGAACACCAATTATAACAGTCCCGTTACCGATCTCACGTCCGACGATCTTCGGTGCAATGTCGGCGCCCAGGGTGCTGGGACAGACACCGTCACGGTGAAGGCCGGCGACCAGTTCACCTTCACCCTTGACACCCCTGTTTACCACCAGGGGCCCATCTCCAT CTACATGTCCAAGGCCCCGGGCGCGGCGTCAGACTACgatggcagcggcggctggttCAAGATCAAGGACTGGG GCCCGACTTTCAACGCCGACGGCACGGCCACCTGGGACATGGCCG GCTCATACACCTACAACATCCCGACCTGCATTCCCGACGGCGACTATCTGCTCCGCATCCAGTCGCTGGCCATCCACAACCCCTGGCCGGCGGGCATCCCGCAGTTCTACATCTCCTGCGCCCAGATCACCgtgaccggcggcggcaacggcaaccCTGGCCCGACGGCCCTCATCCCCGGCGCCTTCAAGGACACCGACCCGGGCTACACGGTGAAC ATCTACACGAACTTCCACAACTACACGGTTCCCGGCCCGGAGGTCTTCAgctgcaacggcggcggctcgaacccgcccccgccggtGAGTAGCAGCACGCCCGCGACCACGACGCTGGTCACGTCGACGCGCACCACGTCCTCCACGTCCTccgcctcgacgccggcctcgaccggCGGCTGCACCGTCGCCAAGTGGGGCCAGTGCGGCGGCAACGGGTACACCGGCTGCACGACCTGCGCGGCCGGGTCCACCTGCAGCAAGCAGAACGACTACTACTCGCAGTGCTTGTAA
- a CDS encoding polysaccharide lyase family 4 protein (CAZy_ID 269832) encodes MRSLAVSLAASLLANVANASPTKKATAPFLTSIGNQTWVIGNDVWNMTQGPQFGVKLYYKDHDCVGDAWGHYVSYNGAADNLVWTSASIVKNGKYKGVPFIDIQFTSDVGDMHWVIFEGQHGAYQYFVNHNLPTLGEFRTLWRLDNTTFPKGRTVDKDGTLPPLSDYIAANKVQDETWLAPDGKGYITKYDWASWVREQDYYGVYGDEFGSWYINPGKDYYNGNQLKQELMVHRESSTGDAVQLNMVHGTHFMVSSADVFPDGKMWGPWLWYLNDGSKPDAAARAKEEFAAWPYAWLDDEAYHARGKVSGRLVLSDGRPAAGAAVFLGDDEPTKTALDMGSTYYYTTYADERGNFEFADVRAATYGLQAWSHGGEIADVSTSLLHNGVAVATGKTTRLGTLAWAVSNRTRLFQVGDFDRYSYGFLYGGAPRQHALVASCPADLVYRVGTSKTADWCFGQTYQGNWTIEFEVAEDPAAAPARQPNLIVSLAGYSSGASSTVWANGHVIGNMTSGSPELQNDPCLYRSATAAGEWRLLEFQFDQSVLQKGLNTVTFQMTRNTTWHGFMWDSIILEW; translated from the exons ATGCGGAGTCTCGCGGTGTCTCTGGCGGCCTCGCTGCTCGCCAATGTCGCCAATGCCTCGCCCACCAAGAAGGCAACGGCACCGTTCTTGACCTCGATTGGCAACCAGACGTGGGTTATTGGCAACGATGTGTGGAACATGACACAGGGCCCGCAGTTTGGCGTCAAGCTTTATTACAAGGACCACGACTGCGTCGGCGATGCTTGGGGCCACTACGTGAGCTACA ATGGCGCGGCCGACAATCTCGTCTGGACCTCGGCAAGCATCGTCAAGAACGGGAAGTACAAGGGCGTCCCTTTCATCGACATCCAGTTCACGTCCGACGTGGGCGACATGCACTGGGTCATCTTCGagggccagcacggcgcgtACCAGTACTTTGTCAACCACAATCTGCCGACCCTCGGGGAGTTCAGGACGCTGTGGCGCCTGGACAACACGACCTTCCCCAAGGGCAGGACCGTCGACAAGGACGGCACCCTGCCGCCCCTGAGCGACTACATCGCGGCCAACAAGGTGCAGGACGAGACGTGGCTCGCCCCGGACGGGAAGGGCTACATCACCAAGTACGACTGGGCGAGCTGGGTCCGGGAGCAGGATTACTACGGCGTGTACGGCGATGAATTCGGCAGCTGGTACATCAATCCTGGGAAG GACTACTACAATGGCAACCAACTCAAGCAGGAGTTGATG GTCCATCGCGAATCCTCCACTGGCGACGCTGTCCAGCTGAACATGGTTCACGGAACGCACTTCATGGTTTCCTCGGCGGACGTCTTCCCAGACGGCAAGATGTGGGGGCCATGGCTGTGGTACCTG AACGACGGCTCCaagcccgacgccgccgctcgcGCAAAGGAAGAGTTCGCCGCGTGGCCGTACGCCTGGCTGGACGACGAAGCCTACCACGCGCGCGGCAAAGTCTCCGGGCGGCTGGTGCTGTCGGACGGCCGGCCCGCGGCGGGGGCAGCCGTGTTcctgggcgacgacgagccgaCCAAGACGGCGCTGGACATGGGCTCGACGTACTACTACACGACGTACGCGGACGAGCGGGGCAACTTCGAGTTTGCGGACGTGCGCGCGGCAACCTACGGGCTGCAGGCGTGGTCGCACGGCGGGGAGATCGCCGACGTCAGCACCAGCCTGCTTCACAACGGCGTCGCGGTGGCCACGGGCAAGACGACGCGGCTCGGCACGCTCGCGTGGGCCGTGTCCAACCGCACGCGCCTCTTCCAGGTCGGCGACTTCGACCGCTACAGCTACGGCTTCCTGtacggcggcgcgccgcgccagcacGCGCTGGTCGCCTCGTGCCCGGCCGACCTGGTCTACCGCGTCGGGACGTCCAAGACGGCGGACTGGTGCTTCGGCCAGACGTACCAGGGCAACTGGACGATCGAGTtcgaggtcgccgaggacccggccgcggcaccggcgcggcAGCCGAACCTGATCGTGTCGCTGGCGGGCTACTCGAGCGGCGCGAGCTCGACCGTCTGGGCGAACGGGCACGTCATCGGGAACATGACGAGCGGCAGTCCGGAGCTGCAGAACGATCCGTGTCTCTACCGCAGCGCCACCGCAGCGGGCGAGTGGCGGCTGCTGGAGTTCCAGTTCGATCAGAGCGTGCTGCAGAAGGGGCTGAACACGGTTACGTTCCAGATGACGAGGAACACCACCTGGCATGGGTTCATGTGGGACAGCATCATTCTGGAATGGTGA